The Methanobacterium sp. BAmetb5 genome includes a region encoding these proteins:
- a CDS encoding ribose-phosphate diphosphokinase translates to MIIGGSSSQKLAANIAHEMDDVLCPLETRKFPDGERYLRIKKEVDDGVVVVQSTGFPQDENLMELFLILKTLRSMGVNDIRTVIPYFGYGRQEKSFNSGEAVSAEVVCQLIEFAGASSVYSLNLHEKSICDLFQIPAFNLSAMPAIASYVEKNVEDPVIIAPDKGALGFAQEVAEILGCPSDHLEKIRLSPEKVETKPKNLDVEGRDAVIIDDIISTGGTIVNACQILKEHQVGRIVVSCVHPVLVGDALLKIFAAGADDVVGTNTLKSEVSNVSVAGLVAEALKKE, encoded by the coding sequence TCACGAAATGGACGATGTACTTTGTCCCCTTGAAACCCGTAAATTCCCTGATGGAGAACGTTACCTGAGAATTAAGAAAGAAGTGGATGATGGAGTGGTGGTGGTGCAGTCCACGGGGTTCCCTCAGGATGAGAACCTCATGGAACTATTTCTTATTTTAAAAACCCTCCGCAGTATGGGTGTTAATGATATTCGGACAGTGATACCCTACTTTGGTTATGGGCGACAGGAAAAAAGTTTTAACTCAGGAGAAGCTGTCTCTGCAGAGGTGGTCTGCCAGTTGATAGAATTTGCCGGGGCCAGCTCAGTTTACAGTTTAAATCTTCATGAAAAGAGCATTTGTGACTTGTTCCAGATACCTGCCTTTAATCTGTCAGCCATGCCAGCCATTGCCAGTTATGTGGAGAAAAATGTGGAAGATCCAGTGATCATAGCCCCGGATAAGGGTGCCCTTGGTTTTGCCCAGGAAGTGGCTGAGATACTGGGCTGTCCATCGGATCATCTGGAGAAAATACGCTTATCCCCGGAGAAAGTGGAAACCAAACCTAAGAATCTGGATGTTGAAGGCAGAGATGCGGTTATAATCGACGATATCATCAGCACCGGGGGAACCATTGTGAATGCCTGCCAGATCTTGAAAGAACACCAGGTGGGCCGGATTGTGGTTAGCTGCGTGCACCCGGTACTGGTGGGTGACGCCCTTCTGAAGATATTCGCGGCAGGAGCTGACGATGTGGTGGGGACCAACACCCTGAAATCCGAGGTGAGTAATGTCTCTGTAGCCGGTTTAGTGGCTGAGGCCTTGAAAAAAGAGTAA
- a CDS encoding DUF5518 domain-containing protein — MKNWTPVIIGIILTAVIGLIGIFIPFLSILAPIIGGAVAAYLMGGDYKDGAVNGGISGAGGGAIIGFVVLGPFTAIIGGLALGFIFGLILGIIGGVIGVLIKR, encoded by the coding sequence ATGAAAAATTGGACCCCGGTGATTATAGGAATAATTTTAACTGCAGTGATTGGCCTTATTGGCATTTTTATTCCATTTTTAAGTATTCTGGCCCCAATTATTGGTGGTGCTGTAGCTGCCTACCTGATGGGAGGAGATTATAAGGATGGTGCAGTTAATGGTGGTATTTCCGGTGCTGGTGGAGGGGCCATCATTGGATTTGTGGTTTTAGGACCTTTCACTGCAATTATTGGTGGCCTGGCTTTAGGCTTTATATTTGGCCTTATTCTGGGAATAATTGGTGGAGTAATTGGAGTACTGATTAAAAGATAA
- a CDS encoding DUF5518 domain-containing protein gives MVNWSAVGIGFVVTVVLEIVGIFFLSLDAAVSTFIGVFAPIIGGLLAAYWAGGTYREGITNGGLAAGMGSFIAAFIVLSGASLMPIIISAVTSGVIGVVLGIIGGLVGILSKKQGKEKIPPEELPEND, from the coding sequence ATGGTAAACTGGTCAGCAGTGGGAATCGGTTTTGTGGTTACGGTAGTGCTGGAGATAGTTGGTATCTTCTTCTTATCCCTGGATGCAGCCGTCTCAACATTCATAGGAGTTTTTGCCCCTATAATCGGGGGTTTACTAGCGGCATACTGGGCAGGTGGAACTTACCGAGAGGGCATAACAAATGGAGGACTGGCTGCCGGTATGGGCTCCTTTATTGCCGCATTCATCGTACTCAGCGGGGCAAGTTTAATGCCCATAATCATAAGCGCGGTGACTAGTGGAGTCATTGGAGTGGTTCTGGGCATTATAGGTGGTCTGGTAGGGATATTATCTAAAAAACAAGGAAAGGAGAAAATTCCCCCTGAAGAATTACCTGAAAATGATTAA
- a CDS encoding GNAT family N-acetyltransferase translates to MNSDAVDRSGVDKEILASLKLKAELKLLPIVLRAVRDVACRYGLDKASVRDLELATEEACHNVIEHAYEPGEEGYYQVKIHREPTCFRITVRDQGMPFNLQRLNEDETSDIGVKLMRACTDEIRSRYLGKRGKVVELVKNFPFESVEDLNETTVQPSIVTMAPASEKVTLRLMRPDETVSLARLIYRVYGYTYPHEDIYYPEKFASLLESGLVTSCVAVNEQVEIVGHLGVFLETPEDHVGESALAAVDPRYRGRGLFPKMKKMMMEEMAAKGILGLYSRAVTVHVASQKSNVKMGSKETGFILAHSPPTAIFKKMKTGTASIRRTVALFYVPVVPDQEQTVFLPCKHQEIIRKIYNHTGLSRVIKKADPENMKLAPHSHIHSHVLPEMASAFLRVKVFGVDFIDELKLQIRDLKLRGTELIVLDLPLKDPNTAILFPEIENMKFFFGGIMPEYLDGDSIRLQYLHNVAFDPESVDVYSEFAREIFDYVVGEWKKQNRK, encoded by the coding sequence ATGAATTCGGATGCAGTTGACAGATCAGGAGTAGATAAAGAAATTCTGGCTTCCTTGAAGTTAAAAGCTGAACTGAAGTTACTTCCCATAGTTTTACGTGCTGTTCGTGATGTTGCCTGCAGATATGGTCTCGATAAGGCTTCAGTAAGGGATCTGGAGCTGGCCACAGAGGAAGCCTGCCATAACGTCATTGAACATGCCTATGAACCCGGTGAAGAGGGTTATTACCAGGTGAAGATTCACCGTGAACCTACCTGTTTCCGGATTACGGTACGGGACCAGGGAATGCCCTTTAATCTTCAGCGTCTGAATGAAGATGAAACTTCCGATATAGGAGTAAAATTAATGCGGGCCTGTACTGATGAAATTAGAAGTAGGTATCTGGGAAAAAGGGGTAAAGTGGTGGAACTGGTTAAAAATTTCCCATTTGAATCTGTAGAAGATTTAAACGAAACTACAGTACAGCCCAGCATCGTTACGATGGCTCCTGCTTCTGAAAAGGTTACTTTGAGGTTAATGCGTCCGGATGAAACTGTTTCCCTGGCCCGCCTGATATACCGGGTCTACGGTTACACCTATCCTCACGAGGATATCTATTACCCGGAAAAGTTCGCTTCACTCTTAGAGTCCGGCCTGGTGACCTCCTGTGTGGCGGTGAATGAACAGGTGGAAATTGTGGGCCATCTGGGAGTTTTCCTGGAAACACCGGAAGACCATGTGGGAGAATCTGCCCTGGCGGCAGTTGATCCCCGTTACCGGGGAAGGGGACTTTTCCCCAAAATGAAGAAGATGATGATGGAAGAAATGGCGGCCAAAGGGATTTTAGGCCTTTATAGTCGGGCAGTTACTGTTCATGTGGCTTCTCAGAAGTCCAATGTTAAGATGGGTTCCAAAGAAACAGGATTTATACTAGCACATTCACCTCCCACCGCCATTTTCAAGAAAATGAAAACAGGAACAGCCAGCATCCGCCGAACTGTGGCCCTTTTTTACGTGCCGGTGGTTCCCGACCAGGAACAAACTGTATTTTTACCCTGTAAACATCAGGAAATCATCCGTAAAATTTACAACCACACTGGACTAAGCCGAGTAATTAAAAAGGCAGATCCTGAAAACATGAAATTGGCTCCCCATTCTCATATACATTCCCATGTTTTACCAGAAATGGCCAGTGCATTTTTAAGGGTTAAAGTGTTTGGTGTGGACTTTATCGATGAATTAAAACTACAGATCCGGGATTTGAAACTGCGCGGGACCGAACTTATTGTACTGGATCTGCCACTTAAAGACCCTAACACCGCTATTTTATTTCCAGAAATTGAAAATATGAAGTTCTTCTTCGGTGGAATAATGCCCGAGTATCTGGATGGAGATTCCATTCGCCTGCAGTACCTCCATAATGTGGCCTTTGACCCGGAAAGTGTGGATGTTTACTCGGAATTTGCCCGGGAGATATTTGACTATGTGGTGGGCGAGTGGAAGAAACAGAACAGGAAATGA
- a CDS encoding STAS domain-containing protein, whose protein sequence is MEITQKTKNGVEIIFITGRLDAYNSNLVEKKLNEIIDCGKINIVADLAGVEYISSSGLRVMLSSLKRLNKLGGALKLCSLQPYVGEVFEIAGFTQLFEIYEESTDAVSSFSDN, encoded by the coding sequence ATGGAAATAACTCAAAAAACAAAAAATGGTGTGGAAATAATATTTATAACTGGCCGGTTGGACGCCTACAACTCTAACTTAGTGGAAAAAAAGTTAAACGAGATCATTGACTGTGGTAAAATAAATATAGTCGCTGACCTTGCAGGAGTGGAGTACATAAGCAGCTCTGGTCTGAGGGTGATGCTTTCATCCCTGAAAAGGTTGAATAAATTGGGTGGTGCCCTGAAACTATGCTCACTACAACCCTATGTGGGGGAAGTCTTTGAAATCGCAGGATTCACCCAACTTTTCGAAATCTACGAAGAAAGTACCGACGCAGTATCCAGTTTTTCTGATAATTAA